The DNA segment ccccgtctcttgtgacgagcgcaaagcttccgacttcatgctgaccagagagtttttcaacaggccaagcagcgggatggtgaggctgatgatggcggcatcaccactgaccatctgtgttgactcctcaaagttactcagcacctgacagatatcagacatccacgtccactcctcattgtagacttgaggaagctgactgacctgactaccagttctggtggaagttgacatctggcagtctacaatcgctctgcgctgctggtaaactctggataacatggttagtgttgaattccacctcgtgggcatgtcgcacaacagtcggtgagcgggcagttggaggcggcgctgcgctgccctgagagtggcagcatctgggctggacttcctgaaatgcgcacagatgcggcgcaccttcgtgagcaaatcagacagattggggtatgtcttgaggaaacgctgaactatgagatttaacacatgggccaggcatggcacatttgtcactctgccgagttgcagagctgccaccaggttacggccgttgtcacacacaaccatgcctggcttcaggttcagcggtgccagccacagatcagtctgcgccgtgatgcccctATTGTTCTATGTTTTACTGTTCTCACAGCTTTTTTTGTTTGTGGCTGGTACCACTGAGGCTTTGATTTTGTGCTTTGATGGTGTCCTTGATGTTTACCACCTTTAATGTCCGGGAGCTAAATACCCTCCAAAAGAGTTCATAAGTCCTGTGTCTGATAAAGAAATATAATATACTTTTTTAGTTGGACATATGACCCAAATTGCCCTTTAATCACTTAAAAACGTGGCTTCGTAACTGTTACACTACTGCTTTTTGAGGAGTCAGTATAACCGAAAACGTTCCCGGGTTAAACGGATCCGCTCATCCCTATCCCTCATCCcttgaatttttttaaagttaggggagaatttaaaagtaaaaatttgaTTCCCGCTTTCTCTAGTATACatctgaaaataaataaaataatgaatgtGTCAGGTATGCTCATGATTTTTCCATTTGGTGAATGCCGTCGCGGAAAAATGCATCCAAGTGTCCAAACAGACACTGCTTTGCCATTTTACCaaccataaaaattttaataaatagtgatcaaaaggttgtatctTTGTCGAAACAGTacgaataaaaaaatgttatcttttctcgcaaaaaattacacatttccCAGCTAGGTAgacccaagtatgaaaaagttacagctGGTATAAGTTGGGCATGCAAGAAGTTTTGGAAATTTTTTAAATCTTCACAGTTGTACTGATTACACTTTGGTTTCACTTTTCCTCTGAATGTAACATATGTAATTTGGTAGGTTGCCCAAAAGAGCTTCGCCTGTTTGCTCATTTCTTCTTTATTTGCATTAGTTTTCAATAGATTGACGTTCTTTAGAAGAAGGTTGCTACAAAGGTGATTTGTGTGTTTTGTTACCATGCCCGTAGACATTAGAAACTTCCTTCTTCCTTATGTGAAATCATGCTATAAATAATGAAAGCATTTGTCCTTCACCTCATTGTCAGCTGACCTGatttatatatctatgtataaagAAACTGTCTAAACTATTCACTTGTTATTCTTTGTAGATAACCAAGGATTGAGAATGTCCAGGTGTCACACagactgtatacagagacctcTCTCTCGAGCCTTCAGGTGGCTTGGTAAGCTGGTGGGAAGATACCCCTGGTGGTTCCTTCTCATTCCTTTTGTTTTATCTGCTGGTTTGGGAGCTGGGTTTTACTTTTTACCACAGAGAAAAGCAAATGACATTGAAGAACAGTTCACACCAATTGGAGGTCCGGCTAAAACTGAGCGAGAATTTGTAAGGACACGTTTTCCCACCAATGACTCGGGACAGTTTTCTGCATCGCGATTGTACACAGAAGGTTCCTTTGTCTCTCTCTTGGCCGTGAGCACATCTGATAATGTCCTAAACAGTAACACGTTTGAAGAACTCATGAAGTTGGATGAGATGGTGCAGAACTTCACCGTGATGGATCCTACAACTAACACAACTCTCACATTTCAGCAACTGTGTGCCGAGGTCCAGGGACCAAAATGTATCTCACCTAATCCCCTTCTATCTGCAGTACAAGGCAATCTGAGTCTGATAGAGacaatacatatacaatatcccatgtTTAGAAATAGAACATTCATAGGGACATACCTGGGTGGAGTGCAACTGAATTCAGGAAATATTGTCCAAAAAGCCAAAGCCATCAAATTAGTTTATTACCTGAGAGAAGACGATGAGAACGACAGAGAAAAGAGTCTGCAATGGATCAACGAATTTATCACATTTTTCTCAAAGAATGACTTACAGCTCGGTGAAATCAAGGTACTGTAACTCATTTTTATGAGCTGCGGAAAAGTTTAACAAGTGAAATGTTAATTATTCAGTAACAATTTTCTTTTGTCAAATTTCATACTGCATAAAAATGGAATTGTTTTAATTGGTGTCTCTGCCTAGTCACTTTCTGAGCACAGAAAACTATGTATTTATCTTTTTTACTGCTATAGGTACTGAGATGATGCCATCATCTATAATAATACACATAAGCCTGAGTACCTGAACAGCACCCAGAATACCAATTTTTCatacattgttaaaaaaaaaacattagcagCATCACTTGCTGAATCAACGTTGCTCTCTGATGCAGGATCTGGCCTTGTGATAGGTTTTTGTGGCCACCTTtacccccttaacgacttggccttttttagttttttcactcacaaacttcaaaaatctataacttgtttatttttccacataaagagctgtgttgtggcttattttctgcgtaacaaattgcacttcatagtgatggtatttaatattccatggcgtgtactgggaagcgggaaaaaaattccaaatgcagtgaaaatggtgaaaaaccacatttgcgacattttcttgagggcttggattttacagctttcactctgtgtcccaaatgacatgtctactttattctttgggtcggtacgatcatgtggataccaaatttgtataggttttataatgttttcatacatttaaaaaaattaaaacctcctgtacaaaatattttttttttattttgccatcttctggcaccaataactttttcatactttggtgtacggagctgtgggtagtgtcatttcatttctataatttttgggactgtgcaaccttttgatcactttttataaatttttttatatttttcaaaatggcaaaaaaatgccattttcgactttggacactatttcccgttactgggttaaaggaaattagcacattgtaatgcatgggttaaaatgaagtagcctcgggtattcggaacacccgaggctaccatggcgatggatcgacgctccccgtgacgccatcggggagcgacgatccgcgacaagatggcggatcggtgttaccggtaagccttttctgcaatatgaagcaaagacttaccggctatggaaaaggctcggcccacgagccctctccatgcaccgggacacaTAGCCAAGTACAGTATATCCTGTCTATTATACAAGTGAAGAGCAGTGGCCATGTATCTGTTCTATTGCTCCACTGATCCCTGTCTCAtgacacctgagtgaagttggcccccccaccttgttcaaatcaaacaaaattggtgtcaaacttttgtgctacgtttgtgcagcaaaaaatttagtttgtgccgctatcgtttttaagattttaatgaaagtttccagaggtcatcagaggtcaaccagcctccccccccccccccacattgcccaaaccaaacaaagctggtgccaatcaattctgctacgtttgtgctggtttgtgctgctcaaattttgtttgatttggacaaggtgggggggccaacttcactcaggttctcAAGACTGCTCGTGACTCCAACgattatacattatacaataatgtttattattgaaaaaaaacattacctagcataaatttttattattatgattattattatttttttttagtttatattTCAGATGTTTTGGGTTTATTCCCATTTACACTAAAATCGTCTGGGACCTTTTTCATATTTATTCTCTATACAGTATGTTACACATTACGGTTCACTTCAACGCTGATGTTTTCTCATCGACTTTTCTTTTGTAGGTATCATATTTCACATCGCTATCACGGCAGCAGGAATTTGACGGCATCACAAAGTCTGTAATTCCATTGTTTTCCATTACCTATTTTATCaccatatttttttctattttgtcatGTATAAGGTAAGATCAAATGATCGTTTGCCAAATAAATGTGGGATTTTAGAGCTAACTTGTCAACTCagagatacttaaaggggtattcttgtctgggcaattatattcagtttcattaatctgccatatatataaatttcttcaattagatgttattaaatctAAATTAcctgagtgaagataatttctcataaatgtagtcatatggtcccataGAAACAAGTCTGTGTccatggatacgaccacctctgctggagtgattgcacaaagaaacaaaaagttttttgtatatgaaatgtccgggagttactgcaggtcctacagccgtcctgtggtaatgaacgctgaagccaggtggttggGCAGggatcaatagcgcatgtctggccaccgctgccagagtgcagggtggtcgtatccgaggcagctatggcaatgaataaaattaaatgtgaatgcccaaaggagaatacccttttaataaaCCTAAGTTAGTACCTTATACAAGACTCTAATTATGTTTCATAAGTGATGATCCAGTAGGTTGCTGCCCTGCTGGAAAAATTATTTATTCCCtcacttttctttaaaaaattcaGTCAAGGAGGCAGGAAAGCTCTTCAATACAGCTCTCCACCGTCTTACAGCTATCCTGCTTTGTAAACCTGCCCCTCCACATGCCCCTCGGCACTCCCCTCAGCTTAAGTCACTTCATTCTTTTTGACATTTCCGTATCTGTCATTTCAGCACGAACACCAGTAAGAGTACTTACTgaggcagatttaattacccggtccattcgcgatccagcggcgcattctctgcgctggattcgggtccggccgggatttattaaggtagttcctccgccatccaccaggtggcgctgctgcgctgacaagcatcggaatgcgctggagttcaccggctcgggctgagtgaaggtaagtgcaagctccgcaacagatttttttttaaatgtggcggtttttctgaatccgtcgggttttcgttcggccacgccccccgagttccgtcgcgtgcatgccagcgctgatgcgccacaatccgatcgcgtgcgccaaaatcccggggcaattcaggggaaatctgcgcaaatcagaaatattcaggtaacacatcgggaaaacgcgaatcgggcccttagtaaatgacccccactgtatacaGTGCCGGCTGCGAGTGAGAACTACTCCAACGTGCATGTGCATGTTGCTGAAGAGCATTAGATAGGCTACCACTGCGCACAATATCCGCACAGTCGCCTGTCATTTTGGTGTTCCTGGCTGCGAGTGACAGCTAGCCTATTTAATGCTGATCAACAGCGTCGGAGCAAGGGGTTATCTGGTTTTAACAATTTTAATAGAAATGGAAGCAAGAAAAAATTAAATTCTTCACCCTCGGTTGGTCAGGGAGGGTTGGCAGTCACGTGTCTGCTGTGGCCAATCAGTGGTGACAATCACTAGTGACTCCACTTCTGCCAGAGTTTCCACTGCAAACAGTGATACTGGGAGCCACATATTGAGAAATGGTTATGCTCACTGTCTTATTTCGTAACCTTtaatttgttatttattattgATAATGTTTAAAGCAAGTAAATATAAGTTCTATATGCAGGATTGGTCTTAGTTAATCAATTGATTACCATGCAAATATAATTATACataacagtatatgttatatattatagTTCCATAGCAATAGTTGCATCTTCCAAAAATTTCTACATTTTGGATTTGATTTACTTACAGACTTGATTGTGTGAGGAACAAATTCTGGGTGGCCGGATTTGGAGTCATTTCTTCTGGATTGGCTGTGCTCTCTAGTTTTGGCCTTTTGTTACTATGTGGAGTGCCCTTTGTAGTGACTGTTGCGAATGCACCATTCCTCATTCTTGGtaagttaaaaaaagaaacattggtAGAGAATTACTAATCTATATGCATAAGAATTAGTTCAATTTGTCGCAAAAAAACAAGTATGCATGCTTTTTACTgcattcattatatatatttcaggtatatttatgacatttttttttagaaaggagGTGTGGTTTAGTGGGAAACGGCTGTAGATTGGTGGCTTATAATGTGCAAAATTTGCACAAGAATTTTGTCAACCAATAACTGGTGCAAGATTAAGGAAGAATATTTAATTATGCATCAAACATATCATCTATCATAAGCCACTAACTCAGACAGGCTAATCTAACTGTAGCAGTGTAGATGGGTTATCCACAGGATATGCTATAAATGAAGTTCCGTCCTTTTGGACTACACTTAGAGGGACAAGGACTCCCTCCCAAAATCGCACATACAAATATTTACTTTGCAACATgagatgtaatagtacgtcacgtGCCGGTTGCGAatgtatggagagtgctcatggaccgagctctctccatacaaggtgggtattTGCTGGaaattgcagaaaacacccactggtaacacccgcggtcattGCTAGCACCGGCATTCATATTTGGCACATATCATCACATCATTAATTCACATTTAACACCCGCACCCTGTtattaagggctctttcacattggcattgatgttcagcttcagttgcgcatccgttacattttgtctctgttgtgtctccgtttttctcCCGTTTTGTGTCCACAAAAAAACAATGAAGGTGTAAGATTGCTCTGAAAGCATCACAccaggtttttcagcctcatcagtgaaaaaaaagcgGATATTtcatctggtttttttttttacggaccaATAGACTTCTATTtccttccgtgatccgcatccgTGAAAAAGACATGATTCATaatttttccacggacaacggatcagtgaaaatacaagccaatgcgataacacccatagaaatcaatggctttgtgaggcatctgtggaaatcacaaCCACAGACGTGAAAAACTACGCCAATGCGAGAGAGAGAAAGATTCATAGAACAGCATCCTCTCATTAAACCTTTGCCTCCAATGccgttttacatttttatgtttctgtatttTTCCATTGAAACATTCCCCGCTTTGGGACATGGGGATTACATAACATGTTTAAGATATTTAGAATTATTTATCCATGATAAATTTCTTCATAGATGTCGTATCAAATATGGGGCCACATCTTGGGTGATTCCAATTCCAGTGGTCTTACCCTAGTGAAAATAATTAGTAACCCCTTGATTAATTTTGTGAGAGATGTTATTTCCTAAATGAGGTTACTTCTCTGCATTTCATTTTCATATTTCACCATCTGATGCACATTAATCTTTCGACACAACAAGGGTAAAAATCATCACTGTTCTGCTGATAATCTCCTTAATGTGAACCTAATTGATCCCTAAGATTTTAATTCATATTATCTTACATCTCCATTGAACAGAAATTAACTTTAAATTTACCTGGCTATAAAATGCTAATTTATCATTCACCTGTCCTTTATTGGGCAATTACTTTTCGGTTCTGTCTTAATACAATGGAATGTTATACAGAGAGAAAATTTAGATTTGTTTGTTCTAAttcaatgacctgtatataaaaAACACCTTTGTCTATTTTTACAGAGATTACTGTTACAATACTTTTAATGCTGTTACATTTAGGTGTCGGGGTGGATGATATGTTCATTATGATTTCCAGCTGGCAACAAACTAAAGTAAAGGATAAAGTTGAAGACAGAATGGCCGATACATACGCTGAGGCTGCTGTCTCCATAACAATCACAACGCTCACAGATGTTCTAGCTTTCTACATTGGAATTCTGACCTCCTTCCAGTCTGTGCAGTCATTTTGTATATACACTGGGACGGCCATCTTGTTCTGCTTCCTGTATAACGTCACTTGCTTTGGGGCTTTCTTAGCTCTCAATGGCAGAAGAGAGGAGAGTAACAGGCATTGGTTCATTTGTAAGAAGGTGACAGAAGAGAAAGACACCCATCGATCTTCTGCCTATAACATGTGCTGTGTTGGAGGAGGATACAGCCAGATCACTGGTAAAGAGACCGATCATCCCATCACTAGTTTTTTTCGGAATCAGTATGGACCATTTCTGACTAACATCTGGACCAAGATTTTTGTTCTTCTATTGTACTTAGGATATCTGGCCAGCAGTATATATGGCTGTTTTCAGGTTCAGGAAGGCATTGACTTACGTAATCTAGCTACTGATAGCTCTTATGTTCGTTCCTTCTATGACGATGAAGATTTATATTTTTCAGAGTACGGTCCTAGAGTGATGGTTGTGGTGACTGAGGAGCTTTCATACTGGGACTTAGATGTTCAGGGAAAAATTGACAGGTGTATGGAGTCTTTTATAGATGATCCCTATGTTAGTAAGTCTCTCTCCGAGTCCTGGTTCACAGTGTATAGAGAGATGGCTCAGCAGATGAACTTGAACATTAGTGACAAAAGCAACTTTATCGATAATTTATCAGTATTATTTACTACAATACCAGATTTTAGGCAAGATGTGGACATTCAGTCGGGTAATATATTAGCTTCCCGTTTCTTTATCCAGACGGTAAATGTTACATCAGCAGTGGATGAGAGAAACCTGTTAAACCAAGTCCGACATACAGCAAAGACGTGTGAGATCCCAGTTCTTGTCTATCATCCAGCGTTTATATATTTTGACCAATATGCTGTAATCATATCAAACACCATACAGAACACTGCAGTTGCTGCGGCCACCATGTTTGTGATCTCAATCCTCCTAATTCCAAATCCTCTGTGCTCCTTGTGGGTGACATTCACTATAGCATCTATTATAGTGGGTGTTACAGGTTTCATGGCTTACTGGGATGTCAACTTAGATTCCATCTCCATGATCAACCTCGTCATCTGCATTGGATTCTCTGTAGACTTCTCTGCTCACATTTCATATGCTTATGTCTCCAACTTCAACACCAAAGCCAATGATAGGGTGATCGAGGCCTTACATTCTCTGGGGTATcctatagtgcagggagctgtgtCCACCATCCTGGGGGTGATTGTCCTTTCTGCAGCTGAGAGTTACATCTTCAGGACATTTTTTAAGATCATATTCCTTGTTATTGCATTTGGTATGATACATGGACTGGTTTTCCTTCCTGTATTTTTCACATTCTTCGGTAATTGTGTGACGCACAATGAGGCTACAAAGATTGCAGCAGATATAGATGAACAAAGCTTAGACAATGATATGAAAGAAACATATTTAAATGATTATGACAACATAGTTACACATTTTCCAAAGAAATCTACAAATGTTGATCCTAAATGCCCTTAATAATGAATTTACTTATGGAATGAACACACAGTTGATGTGCTTCCAATACAAATCCACTTTATTAGACCAGAAAAACAAGCTTCATTCAAAATTGATCCTTGAGTATGTT comes from the Engystomops pustulosus chromosome 5, aEngPut4.maternal, whole genome shotgun sequence genome and includes:
- the LOC140133648 gene encoding patched domain-containing protein 3-like, with protein sequence MSRCHTDCIQRPLSRAFRWLGKLVGRYPWWFLLIPFVLSAGLGAGFYFLPQRKANDIEEQFTPIGGPAKTEREFVRTRFPTNDSGQFSASRLYTEGSFVSLLAVSTSDNVLNSNTFEELMKLDEMVQNFTVMDPTTNTTLTFQQLCAEVQGPKCISPNPLLSAVQGNLSLIETIHIQYPMFRNRTFIGTYLGGVQLNSGNIVQKAKAIKLVYYLREDDENDREKSLQWINEFITFFSKNDLQLGEIKVSYFTSLSRQQEFDGITKSVIPLFSITYFITIFFSILSCIRLDCVRNKFWVAGFGVISSGLAVLSSFGLLLLCGVPFVVTVANAPFLILGVGVDDMFIMISSWQQTKVKDKVEDRMADTYAEAAVSITITTLTDVLAFYIGILTSFQSVQSFCIYTGTAILFCFLYNVTCFGAFLALNGRREESNRHWFICKKVTEEKDTHRSSAYNMCCVGGGYSQITGKETDHPITSFFRNQYGPFLTNIWTKIFVLLLYLGYLASSIYGCFQVQEGIDLRNLATDSSYVRSFYDDEDLYFSEYGPRVMVVVTEELSYWDLDVQGKIDRCMESFIDDPYVSKSLSESWFTVYREMAQQMNLNISDKSNFIDNLSVLFTTIPDFRQDVDIQSGNILASRFFIQTVNVTSAVDERNLLNQVRHTAKTCEIPVLVYHPAFIYFDQYAVIISNTIQNTAVAAATMFVISILLIPNPLCSLWVTFTIASIIVGVTGFMAYWDVNLDSISMINLVICIGFSVDFSAHISYAYVSNFNTKANDRVIEALHSLGYPIVQGAVSTILGVIVLSAAESYIFRTFFKIIFLVIAFGMIHGLVFLPVFFTFFGNCVTHNEATKIAADIDEQSLDNDMKETYLNDYDNIVTHFPKKSTNVDPKCP